One Desulforhopalus sp. DNA segment encodes these proteins:
- a CDS encoding hydrogenase maturation nickel metallochaperone HypA produces the protein MHEISLVQGLVQQLKELAAENQATKVISVTMDIGPLCGVVVDSFQFGFDIISAEEELMRGAQLIVNVPPVRYTCTGCGDVLITAGPRPDCCPKCQELALFPEGGDDLILRQVEME, from the coding sequence ATGCATGAGATATCACTCGTTCAGGGCCTTGTGCAACAGCTGAAGGAGCTGGCTGCAGAAAATCAGGCCACCAAGGTTATCAGTGTCACCATGGACATCGGCCCGTTATGCGGAGTGGTGGTCGATTCCTTCCAATTCGGATTTGATATCATCTCCGCCGAGGAAGAACTGATGCGCGGTGCCCAGTTGATAGTCAACGTCCCGCCGGTTCGTTATACCTGCACTGGCTGCGGCGACGTCCTGATAACCGCCGGCCCCCGGCCGGACTGCTGCCCGAAATGCCAAGAGCTGGCCCTATTCCCGGAGGGAGGCGACGACCTTATCCTCCGCCAGGTGGAAATGGAATAA
- the hypE gene encoding hydrogenase expression/formation protein HypE, with protein sequence MSEKKILLDHGSGGLASQQLIGELFLKYLDNRTLHSLEDSAILDNRSGRLAFTTDSYVVDPIFFPGGDIGKLAVHGTINDLAMRGASPYCLSLGLILEEGFSMDELERIIISISEACREAGVPVVTGDTKVVPKGKGDKIFINTSGIGFVPEHIDISSKNAKEGDAVIVSGTIGDHGITIMTRRAGIAVQGDLRSDTMPLHGLVEKLLTELPGAIHTLRDPTRGGVATSLNEIAGSSGLSIELSDEALPIRPQVRAACELLGLEPLYLANEGKCLVIVSGDQAAKALAIMQATTEGREAAIIGRLTAGKAGRVVINTPIGGARVVTPLHGLPLPRIC encoded by the coding sequence ATGTCCGAAAAAAAAATCTTACTCGATCACGGCAGCGGCGGACTGGCAAGCCAGCAACTGATAGGCGAACTGTTTCTCAAGTATCTCGACAACCGGACCCTGCACAGTCTTGAAGACAGTGCCATCCTCGATAATCGGTCTGGCCGGTTGGCCTTTACCACCGACAGCTATGTCGTCGATCCGATTTTTTTCCCCGGCGGCGACATAGGCAAGCTGGCAGTGCACGGCACCATCAACGATCTGGCAATGCGCGGCGCCTCTCCCTATTGCCTGAGCCTCGGCCTCATCCTTGAGGAGGGCTTTAGCATGGATGAATTGGAACGGATCATCATCTCCATCAGCGAGGCCTGCCGTGAGGCCGGCGTACCGGTGGTAACCGGCGACACCAAGGTTGTCCCCAAGGGCAAGGGCGACAAGATCTTTATCAATACCTCGGGCATCGGCTTTGTCCCGGAACATATTGATATCTCCTCAAAAAACGCCAAGGAGGGCGATGCGGTCATCGTCTCCGGAACCATCGGCGACCACGGCATCACCATCATGACCCGGCGTGCCGGTATTGCCGTACAAGGCGACCTGCGCAGCGATACCATGCCCCTGCACGGCCTGGTCGAAAAACTACTCACCGAACTCCCCGGGGCAATTCACACCCTCCGCGACCCAACCCGCGGCGGCGTCGCCACCTCGCTGAACGAGATTGCCGGCAGCAGCGGCCTGTCCATTGAACTGTCCGACGAAGCCCTGCCGATACGTCCGCAGGTGCGGGCCGCCTGTGAACTCCTCGGTCTTGAGCCCCTGTATCTTGCCAATGAAGGGAAGTGCCTGGTGATTGTCAGCGGCGACCAGGCAGCCAAGGCACTGGCGATCATGCAGGCAACCACCGAGGGCCGCGAGGCGGCGATTATCGGCAGACTGACCGCCGGAAAAGCGGGAAGAGTGGTGATCAACACGCCAATCGGAGGCGCCAGGGTGGTTACCCCCCTGCACGGCCTCCCTCTACCGCGAATTTGCTAA
- the hypF gene encoding carbamoyltransferase HypF, producing the protein MTQKSQRDSFPLSLPVLNSSTKPKQQGVEILVQGTVQGVGFRPFIYNLACRFGISGSVTNTGAGVVITAAGPSDRLQLFLGAITADAPPLARISGVETRDLTGPLPTEPFTILPSVAGASTNTAIPPDVALCDDCLRELLDPADRRFHYPFINCTNCGPRFTIVHTIPYDRPKTSMQVFPLCTQCDSEYHNPGNRRFHAQPNACKACGPAITLHSPSGEMVNTTSPLAEAATLLQAGRILAIRGMGGFHLAVNGCSTSAVALLRTRKGRPDKPLAIMVRDLTAVEKFCVLGPVETAILTSPAHPIVLLEKRGNTSLAANLAPGIDEIGIMLPYTPVHHLLFQMPSCPEALVMTSGNSSGAPICTANADALDRLATIADYFLLHNREIVTRVDDSVVKVVNGQPLVLRRARGFVPAPVHVKWQLPKILGCGAGLKSTLSLGRDTSVFPSQHIGNLDNLASYDFYVESANHLSKVLQLQPEAVACDLHPDYMSSHYAAGLNLPLYPVQHHHAHAVAVMAEHGLDGPVLAVVLDGTGLGDDGTVWGGEILLTEPTSYRRLGHLSHLRLPGGDAAATEPWRMAIAAVYQTFGPGSLVGKLPPSLANLDPNAVATIVSMLAKDFNCPLTSSCGRLFDAIASLLGIRQKISYEGQAAMELEALAKRGRSHAWREDILLNSHKNLAILHNETTGKWEISCPEFVTVVLEGIAQGRPSADIAWHFHKMLIGSICRVVEILAQQTGIRQIVLSGGCMQNTLLLEGLLYAFQSTHLQTFTGNLLPVNDGAVSFGQTIIGGLRHVSRNSHEGNQRSR; encoded by the coding sequence ATGACACAAAAGAGCCAGAGGGACTCATTTCCTCTATCTTTACCGGTGTTAAATTCAAGCACAAAGCCTAAGCAGCAAGGGGTCGAAATACTTGTCCAAGGTACGGTTCAGGGCGTAGGATTTCGACCCTTCATTTACAATTTAGCCTGTCGTTTTGGGATTTCCGGATCGGTGACCAACACCGGTGCCGGGGTGGTCATCACAGCCGCCGGACCAAGCGACAGGCTTCAGCTTTTTCTAGGCGCCATCACCGCCGATGCCCCACCGCTGGCACGGATCTCCGGCGTAGAAACCAGGGATCTTACCGGGCCTCTGCCAACCGAGCCATTTACCATCCTGCCCAGCGTCGCCGGCGCTTCCACCAACACGGCCATCCCCCCGGACGTGGCCCTTTGTGACGACTGCCTGCGCGAGCTCCTCGACCCGGCCGACCGGCGCTTTCATTACCCCTTTATCAACTGTACCAACTGCGGACCGCGGTTTACCATCGTCCATACCATCCCCTACGACCGGCCGAAAACCTCTATGCAGGTTTTTCCGCTGTGCACGCAGTGTGACAGTGAATACCACAACCCCGGGAACAGGAGATTTCACGCCCAACCCAACGCCTGCAAGGCCTGCGGACCAGCAATCACCCTGCACTCGCCAAGCGGCGAAATGGTCAACACAACAAGCCCCCTGGCCGAGGCCGCCACCCTGTTACAGGCTGGACGGATCTTGGCAATCAGGGGAATGGGCGGTTTTCATCTTGCCGTAAATGGTTGTTCGACCTCTGCCGTTGCCCTGCTCCGCACAAGGAAAGGCCGACCTGACAAGCCCCTGGCAATCATGGTTCGCGACCTGACAGCGGTAGAGAAATTCTGCGTCCTGGGACCGGTCGAGACGGCCATTCTTACCTCACCGGCCCATCCCATCGTCCTCCTGGAAAAGCGGGGCAATACCAGTCTCGCCGCCAACCTTGCCCCGGGCATTGATGAAATCGGCATCATGCTCCCCTATACCCCCGTCCACCACTTGCTTTTTCAGATGCCCAGCTGCCCTGAGGCCTTGGTCATGACCTCCGGCAACAGCAGCGGCGCCCCGATCTGCACCGCCAATGCGGATGCCCTGGACCGCCTTGCCACCATCGCCGACTACTTCCTCCTCCACAACCGGGAAATCGTCACTCGGGTGGATGACTCGGTGGTAAAGGTAGTGAACGGCCAGCCCTTGGTGCTGCGCCGAGCCCGTGGTTTTGTCCCGGCGCCGGTGCATGTCAAATGGCAGCTTCCAAAGATTCTCGGCTGCGGTGCCGGGCTGAAAAGCACTTTGAGCCTGGGCCGCGACACCAGTGTCTTTCCCAGCCAGCATATCGGCAATCTCGACAATCTTGCCTCTTATGATTTTTATGTTGAATCGGCGAACCACCTGAGCAAAGTGCTGCAGCTTCAGCCGGAGGCGGTTGCCTGCGATCTCCATCCAGACTATATGAGCAGCCACTATGCAGCAGGCCTGAACCTTCCCCTGTACCCCGTGCAGCATCACCATGCCCATGCAGTTGCGGTCATGGCCGAACATGGCCTGGATGGGCCTGTTCTGGCGGTGGTGCTCGACGGCACCGGCCTGGGCGACGATGGCACGGTCTGGGGGGGTGAAATTCTCCTTACTGAACCGACCTCCTATCGCCGCCTCGGCCACCTCAGTCATCTGCGCCTGCCGGGCGGTGATGCGGCCGCCACTGAACCTTGGCGTATGGCCATTGCCGCTGTATACCAGACCTTCGGGCCAGGGTCTTTGGTCGGCAAGCTGCCACCCTCCTTGGCAAACCTTGACCCTAATGCGGTCGCCACTATAGTTTCCATGCTGGCAAAGGATTTTAATTGTCCGCTCACCTCCAGCTGCGGCAGATTGTTCGACGCTATCGCAAGCCTGCTTGGCATCCGGCAGAAAATCAGCTATGAGGGGCAGGCAGCCATGGAGTTGGAGGCATTGGCCAAACGCGGCCGCAGTCATGCCTGGCGTGAAGATATTTTGCTCAATTCGCACAAGAACTTAGCAATTCTCCACAACGAAACAACAGGAAAATGGGAGATTAGTTGCCCGGAATTTGTTACAGTGGTCCTCGAAGGCATCGCCCAGGGAAGGCCATCAGCCGACATCGCCTGGCACTTTCATAAGATGCTCATCGGCAGCATCTGTAGAGTCGTTGAAATTCTTGCCCAGCAGACCGGTATCAGACAAATAGTGCTTTCCGGCGGATGTATGCAAAACACCCTTCTGCTGGAGGGGCTGCTTTATGCTTTTCAATCCACGCATCTTCAGACGTTTACTGGAAACCTGCTGCCAGTCAATGACGGCGCGGTTTCTTTTGGTCAGACTATTATAGGAGGTCTGCGACATGTGTCTCGCAATTCCCATGAGGGTAACCAGCGTTCAAGGTGA
- a CDS encoding HypC/HybG/HupF family hydrogenase formation chaperone, which produces MCLAIPMRVTSVQGDPDDFTTSQIATVDADGISREVRLDIVDHWPAVGDYVIIHAGFAIHSLDEEEALKNITLLRQLAESTPEELLS; this is translated from the coding sequence ATGTGTCTCGCAATTCCCATGAGGGTAACCAGCGTTCAAGGTGACCCCGATGATTTTACCACCAGCCAAATCGCCACGGTCGATGCCGACGGCATCAGCCGGGAGGTTCGCCTCGACATCGTCGATCATTGGCCGGCCGTTGGCGACTACGTGATCATTCACGCCGGCTTCGCCATCCATTCCCTGGACGAGGAAGAGGCCTTGAAAAACATCACTCTGCTTCGCCAACTCGCTGAAAGTACACCAGAAGAACTGCTCTCCTAG
- a CDS encoding HyaD/HybD family hydrogenase maturation endopeptidase, with protein MTKEKKIGIAGVGNYIVSDEGFGVHVVHYLQEHYDFPEQVEIQDVGTAGIYMAPFLEECDPIFVIDVVDIEGEPGSFHFYDLEDVKAGNFQTRMSPHQLGFLEILEVSKLRDRAPQHVEFYTVIPKNLHDSIELSEEVAARKVEVAEMILARLAELGAAGVRKTPLGAV; from the coding sequence ATGACCAAAGAGAAAAAAATAGGCATTGCCGGGGTCGGTAATTATATCGTTTCCGATGAAGGTTTTGGCGTCCATGTCGTCCATTATTTGCAGGAGCATTACGACTTTCCCGAGCAGGTAGAGATCCAGGATGTCGGTACCGCCGGCATTTATATGGCCCCCTTTCTGGAAGAATGCGATCCGATCTTTGTCATCGACGTGGTAGATATCGAAGGCGAGCCCGGGTCCTTTCATTTCTATGATTTGGAGGATGTTAAAGCTGGCAATTTCCAGACCCGTATGTCACCTCATCAACTTGGTTTCCTTGAGATTCTTGAAGTTTCAAAGCTTCGCGACCGTGCCCCGCAGCACGTCGAGTTCTATACGGTCATTCCCAAGAACCTTCACGACTCCATCGAACTCTCCGAGGAGGTGGCGGCGCGCAAGGTGGAGGTCGCCGAAATGATCCTGGCGCGACTTGCCGAACTCGGCGCAGCCGGTGTCCGCAAAACTCCGCTGGGGGCCGTCTAG
- the cybH gene encoding Ni/Fe-hydrogenase, b-type cytochrome subunit, translating into MATYEKHHCWSILLRLFHWMFALSIVFLVATGFYINTPWTNTMIEGSFSFPMATMRYIHYLAAYTFSAAVAIRLFLYIFGNAQERILDILPVTGRNINNLFMTLLQYSYISDKHDERLGHNILAGLAYLFTFIAAIFMIVSGFYMLYPEASFWADWGVKIFGSQQFARYIHHILMWWFMIFAVIHIYLCIWNDTKEPEGLISSIFTGVKFKHKA; encoded by the coding sequence ATGGCAACATATGAAAAACATCATTGCTGGAGCATACTGCTCCGGCTGTTCCACTGGATGTTTGCCCTGTCTATCGTTTTTCTGGTAGCGACAGGGTTTTACATCAACACCCCATGGACAAATACCATGATTGAGGGGAGTTTCAGCTTCCCCATGGCTACCATGCGCTACATTCACTATCTTGCAGCGTATACCTTTTCCGCCGCAGTGGCGATCAGGCTGTTTCTCTACATCTTTGGCAACGCCCAAGAGAGAATCTTAGATATCCTGCCGGTTACCGGCCGGAATATCAACAACCTGTTCATGACCCTGTTGCAGTACAGCTACATCAGCGATAAACATGACGAAAGACTCGGCCATAACATCCTGGCCGGTCTGGCCTATCTCTTCACCTTTATCGCAGCGATCTTCATGATTGTCAGCGGTTTCTATATGCTGTACCCAGAGGCCTCCTTTTGGGCCGATTGGGGGGTGAAGATTTTCGGTAGCCAGCAATTTGCCCGGTATATTCACCACATTCTCATGTGGTGGTTTATGATCTTTGCGGTCATCCATATCTATCTCTGTATATGGAATGACACAAAAGAGCCAGAGGGACTCATTTCCTCTATCTTTACCGGTGTTAAATTCAAGCACAAAGCCTAA
- the hypD gene encoding hydrogenase formation protein HypD translates to MKHLDEYRDSKLAMPLVEELRKAVTKPLRVMEVCGSHTMAIFRNGVRSILPEGMQLVSGPGCPVCVTSASHMDAFIGMADRPGVRVAIFGDLFRVPGSHGSLAEASSRGAKVEIVYSPMDALDLAVRNPEELVVFLGVGFETTTPGIAATILAAKNQNVKNFVVFSTQKTMPAPMEALLSDPALQIDGLLCPGHVSSIIGAGAWEPLAQKYHLACVVGGFETADLLKSLILLARQVANNDIKVENVYPRAVAWEANQRAAKMVAEIFEPADMDWRGLGRIPLSGLKIRKKYADFDAEVRLDITLPEAHEPKGCLCGNILKGMNTPRECPLFSSRCTPANPIGPCMVSSEGTCAAYHKYGQDE, encoded by the coding sequence ATGAAACATCTCGACGAATACCGTGACAGCAAGCTGGCCATGCCCCTTGTCGAAGAATTACGAAAGGCTGTAACCAAGCCGTTACGGGTCATGGAGGTTTGCGGTTCGCACACCATGGCCATCTTTCGCAACGGAGTGCGGTCGATCCTTCCGGAAGGTATGCAGCTGGTTTCAGGCCCCGGCTGCCCGGTCTGCGTCACCTCCGCGTCGCATATGGACGCTTTTATCGGCATGGCCGACCGGCCGGGGGTGCGGGTCGCCATCTTCGGCGATCTCTTTCGGGTCCCCGGCAGCCATGGCTCACTTGCCGAGGCCAGCTCACGGGGCGCCAAGGTGGAGATCGTCTATTCGCCGATGGACGCCCTTGATCTGGCGGTGAGAAATCCGGAGGAGTTGGTGGTCTTTCTCGGCGTCGGTTTTGAGACGACGACTCCCGGCATTGCTGCCACCATACTCGCCGCGAAAAACCAAAATGTGAAAAATTTCGTGGTATTTTCCACCCAGAAAACTATGCCCGCGCCAATGGAGGCCTTGCTCAGCGATCCCGCCCTGCAGATCGACGGCCTGCTTTGCCCCGGCCATGTCTCCTCGATTATCGGCGCCGGGGCATGGGAGCCTCTCGCCCAAAAATACCATTTGGCCTGCGTCGTCGGTGGCTTTGAGACCGCCGATCTATTGAAAAGCCTCATCCTTCTCGCTCGGCAGGTTGCCAATAACGACATCAAGGTCGAAAATGTCTACCCCCGGGCCGTTGCCTGGGAAGCCAACCAGCGGGCGGCCAAGATGGTCGCCGAGATCTTTGAACCGGCCGACATGGATTGGCGCGGCCTCGGCCGTATCCCCCTCAGCGGTCTGAAGATTCGTAAGAAATACGCCGACTTTGATGCTGAGGTCCGCCTCGACATCACCCTGCCCGAGGCCCACGAACCGAAGGGTTGCCTCTGTGGCAACATCTTGAAAGGTATGAATACCCCTAGAGAATGCCCGCTTTTCAGCAGCCGCTGCACTCCGGCAAACCCGATCGGGCCCTGCATGGTGTCCAGCGAGGGTACCTGCGCTGCCTACCACAAATACGGCCAGGATGAATAG
- the hypB gene encoding hydrogenase nickel incorporation protein HypB → MCDTCGCPSPSDHSHDHDHDHGHSHSHTSGHSHSKTVDVHTSLFAANDALARANREHFNEVGAVALNLISSPGSGKTTLLEHTIDALRGEIKIGVIEGDIETERDAMRIRAKGVPVIQLTTGGACHLDAAMTHKGFHRLQKEPGGEDIDLLFIENVGNLVCPSTFDLGEHERVVLVSVPEGPDKPAKYPKSFTSSHTFVVTKTDLLPYFDFPVPEAVGDALRLNPKLRTMNLSSKTGEGMDVWLNYLRELVANKKAVKLK, encoded by the coding sequence ATGTGCGATACCTGCGGTTGCCCCAGCCCCTCCGACCACAGCCACGATCATGACCACGACCATGGCCATAGCCATTCTCACACAAGCGGTCACAGCCACAGCAAGACGGTGGACGTCCATACCAGCCTTTTCGCCGCCAACGACGCCCTGGCCAGGGCCAACCGCGAGCACTTCAACGAGGTCGGGGCAGTCGCCCTCAATCTGATCAGCAGTCCCGGTTCCGGCAAGACCACCTTGCTAGAGCACACTATAGATGCCCTGCGCGGCGAGATCAAAATCGGCGTCATTGAAGGGGATATCGAGACCGAACGCGACGCCATGCGCATCAGGGCCAAAGGGGTGCCAGTCATTCAGCTCACCACCGGCGGCGCCTGCCATCTCGACGCGGCCATGACCCACAAGGGTTTTCACCGGCTGCAGAAAGAGCCGGGCGGCGAGGATATCGATCTGCTCTTTATCGAAAACGTCGGCAATCTGGTCTGCCCATCAACCTTTGATCTTGGCGAACATGAGCGGGTTGTCCTGGTTTCCGTACCGGAAGGACCGGACAAACCGGCAAAGTATCCGAAATCCTTCACCAGTTCCCACACCTTTGTAGTAACCAAAACCGATCTCCTCCCCTACTTTGACTTCCCCGTCCCCGAAGCGGTGGGCGACGCCCTGCGGCTCAATCCGAAACTTCGGACCATGAACCTCTCTTCAAAAACCGGCGAGGGTATGGATGTTTGGCTCAATTACCTGCGGGAACTGGTGGCCAATAAAAAGGCCGTAAAGCTCAAGTAA